The genomic window AAACAACACCAACTGTTCCTTTTTTGAAAACAAATCCAGGCATGATGCCTACTTTTGCTTCTCCGGGTGTAATCACCCCAGGGCAGTTAGGACCTACCAAACGGCAGTCTTTTCCACTAATATAGTTAGAAGCCTTGATCATATCGGCTACGGGAATTCCTTCGGTAATTGTAATAATCACTTTAATACCAGCATCGGCTGCTTCCATAATAGCATCGGCTGCAAAAGCGGGTGGTACAAAAATAATGGTTGTATCCGCTCCTACTTTCTCTACCGCTTCTTGAACGGTATTAAAAACAGGTTTATCTAAATGTGTTTGTCCACCTTTTCCGGGCGTTACACCACCCACAACGTTCGTTCCGTAGTCAATCATTTGTGAAGCATGAAATGTGCCTTCACTCCCCGTAAATCCTTGAACTATTATTTTTGAATCTTTATTTACTAAAACACTCATCTGGTTTTGTTTTTATTAGTTTTTTAACTGCTGCAAATGTAATTTTTTGAATGGAAATTTTAAAGGTTTTAGCATTTAAAATTCTATCCATTTTTATTTTGTTTTAATTCTTGAATGAT from Formosa sp. Hel1_33_131 includes these protein-coding regions:
- the sucD gene encoding succinate--CoA ligase subunit alpha, with translation MSVLVNKDSKIIVQGFTGSEGTFHASQMIDYGTNVVGGVTPGKGGQTHLDKPVFNTVQEAVEKVGADTTIIFVPPAFAADAIMEAADAGIKVIITITEGIPVADMIKASNYISGKDCRLVGPNCPGVITPGEAKVGIMPGFVFKKGTVGVVSKSGTLTYEAADQVVKQGLGITTAIGIGGDPIIGTTTKEALEMLINDSETECVVMIGEIGGQLEGDAAKWYKESGSKKPVVGFIAGETAPAGRTMGHAGAIVGGSDDTAQAKKQIMRECGIHVVESPAEIGKKVAEVLA